In Fusobacterium massiliense, a single window of DNA contains:
- a CDS encoding NAD-dependent epimerase/dehydratase family protein, producing MKVLLTGATGFLGKYIVEELKNNSYEVIGFGRNEKIGKELEDKNVKFFKGDIRNKEELYEALKGCKAVIHSAALSTVWGKWENFYNINVVGTKNIVEICEEKKIKLVYISSPSIYAGAKNQLDVKEEEAPKKNDLNYYIKTKILAEKIIKESSLDYIIIRPRGLFGIGDTSIIPRLLKLNSKIGIPLFNDGKQKVDVSCIENVAYAVRLALECKKYTRTVYNITNDEPMEFKEILNLFFNELGEKAKYLKWNYNLVLPFVILLEKIYKIFKIEKEPALTKYTLYLMRYSQTLNIDKAKRELNYKPKISVYEGVKKYVKYTKNREN from the coding sequence TTGAAAGTATTATTAACAGGTGCTACTGGTTTTTTAGGGAAATATATAGTAGAAGAATTAAAAAATAATTCTTATGAAGTTATTGGATTTGGTAGAAACGAAAAAATTGGAAAAGAATTAGAAGATAAGAATGTTAAATTTTTTAAAGGAGATATAAGAAATAAAGAAGAACTATATGAAGCTCTTAAAGGTTGTAAAGCCGTTATACATTCAGCAGCACTTTCTACAGTTTGGGGAAAATGGGAAAATTTTTATAATATAAATGTTGTTGGTACAAAAAATATTGTAGAAATATGTGAAGAGAAAAAAATAAAATTAGTCTATATATCTTCACCAAGTATTTATGCTGGAGCCAAAAACCAGCTAGATGTAAAAGAAGAGGAAGCTCCTAAAAAAAATGATTTAAACTACTATATAAAAACTAAAATTCTGGCTGAAAAAATAATCAAAGAATCTTCCTTAGACTATATTATTATTCGTCCAAGAGGACTTTTTGGGATAGGAGATACAAGTATAATCCCAAGACTTTTAAAATTAAATTCAAAAATAGGTATACCTCTTTTTAATGATGGAAAACAAAAAGTAGATGTAAGTTGTATTGAGAATGTTGCCTATGCAGTAAGGTTAGCTTTGGAATGTAAAAAATATACTAGAACAGTATATAATATAACTAATGATGAGCCTATGGAATTTAAAGAAATTTTAAATTTATTCTTTAATGAATTAGGAGAAAAAGCAAAATATTTAAAATGGAATTATAATTTAGTTTTACCATTTGTAATTTTATTAGAAAAAATTTATAAAATTTTTAAAATTGAAAAAGAACCAGCACTTACAAAATATACTCTATATTTAATGAGATATAGTCAAACTTTAAATATAGATAAGGCAAAACGAGAACTTAATTATAAGCCTAAAATTTCAGTATATGAGGGAGTAAAAAAATATGTCAAGTATACAAAAAATAGAGAAAATTAA
- a CDS encoding MBL fold metallo-hydrolase — protein sequence MSSIQKIEKIKYFSCGYCTNNLKKVFKGQPSKILDFYAGVFLIKHKEQGYILYDTGYSMEILRNKLKYLLYRFANPITLKREDIIDYQLERNGIKKEEIKYIIISHLHPDHIGGLKLFPDSKIIITKKCYLDYKKKKNSILIFDELLPKNFEKRLIVIDSFKNNECFKYKESSDLFNDGSMMIVEIDGHTKGQACLYFPESKLLIAADVSWGTNFLSLTEKMTWIARKIQNNFYEYKKGNELLREVIENGISVIVSHDEREKVIEILKKCMERYNAKNF from the coding sequence ATGTCAAGTATACAAAAAATAGAGAAAATTAAATATTTCTCTTGTGGTTATTGTACAAATAATCTAAAAAAAGTTTTTAAAGGACAGCCTTCAAAAATTTTAGATTTTTATGCTGGTGTATTTTTAATTAAACATAAAGAACAAGGCTATATTTTATATGACACAGGCTATTCTATGGAAATTTTAAGGAATAAGCTAAAATATCTTCTTTATAGATTTGCTAATCCTATCACATTAAAAAGAGAAGATATTATAGACTATCAATTAGAAAGAAATGGAATAAAAAAAGAAGAAATAAAGTATATTATAATATCTCATTTACATCCTGACCATATAGGTGGATTGAAATTGTTTCCAGATTCTAAAATTATAATTACAAAAAAATGTTATCTTGATTACAAGAAGAAAAAAAATAGTATATTGATATTTGATGAGTTATTGCCAAAAAATTTTGAGAAAAGGTTGATTGTAATAGATAGTTTTAAAAATAATGAATGTTTTAAATATAAAGAGAGCTCAGACTTGTTTAATGATGGTTCAATGATGATAGTTGAGATAGATGGACATACAAAAGGCCAAGCTTGCTTATATTTTCCAGAAAGTAAATTATTGATAGCTGCTGATGTTTCTTGGGGGACAAATTTTTTATCATTAACTGAAAAAATGACTTGGATAGCTAGAAAAATACAAAATAATTTTTATGAATATAAAAAAGGAAATGAACTTTTAAGAGAAGTAATAGAAAATGGAATATCTGTAATTGTAAGCCATGATGAAAGAGAAAAAGTGATAGAAATTTTAAAAAAATGTATGGAGAGATATAATGCAAAAAATTTTTAA
- a CDS encoding F390 synthetase-related protein, translating into MQKIFNIIVTFIKVRYFRKWTSREKLLKYQEKEIKKHLKFLKEKSPYFKEHEIDNNFSMDKEFMMKNFNNLNTLGVIKEDAMTVAINSEKTRDFSQKYKNISVGLSSGTSGHRGIFITTQKEQGIWAGTILAKALPKNDIFGHRIAFFLRADNDLYKSINSFFISLKYFDTFKGIEEHIENLIKYKPTIIVAPPSILLLLSKKIENEKLEIKVKKVISVAEILEEKDKEYIKKQFKLEVIHQIYQATEGFLACTCEFGNLHLNEDLIKFEKKYIDKKRFYPIITDFKRTSQPFINYYLNDILIEDRESCPCGSCLQKIEKIEGRADDIFVFITKNNKKITVFPDFIRRTILFVENITEYQVFQISHKTLEVAVLNLDEKQEKNIREEFFKLFKKLDIVDVEINFIEYKLDNTKKMKRICQKMKKEDLR; encoded by the coding sequence ATGCAAAAAATTTTTAATATTATAGTTACTTTTATAAAAGTAAGATATTTTAGAAAATGGACTTCAAGAGAAAAATTATTAAAATATCAAGAGAAAGAAATAAAAAAACATTTAAAATTTTTAAAAGAAAAATCACCTTACTTCAAGGAGCATGAAATAGATAATAATTTTTCTATGGATAAAGAATTTATGATGAAAAATTTTAATAACTTAAATACACTGGGAGTAATAAAAGAAGATGCAATGACTGTGGCTATAAATAGTGAAAAAACAAGGGATTTTTCTCAAAAATATAAAAATATTTCTGTTGGCTTGTCATCAGGAACTTCGGGACATAGAGGAATATTTATTACAACTCAAAAAGAACAGGGAATTTGGGCAGGAACTATACTTGCAAAAGCACTTCCTAAAAATGATATTTTTGGGCATAGAATAGCTTTCTTTTTAAGAGCCGATAACGACTTATATAAAAGTATAAATTCATTTTTTATAAGTCTTAAATATTTTGATACTTTTAAAGGTATTGAGGAACATATTGAAAATTTAATTAAATATAAGCCAACAATTATTGTAGCTCCTCCATCGATTTTACTTTTACTTTCAAAAAAAATAGAAAATGAGAAACTTGAAATTAAAGTGAAAAAAGTAATATCAGTTGCAGAAATATTGGAAGAAAAAGATAAGGAATATATAAAAAAACAATTTAAACTTGAAGTAATTCATCAAATTTATCAAGCAACAGAAGGTTTTTTAGCTTGTACTTGTGAATTTGGGAATCTTCACTTAAATGAAGATTTAATAAAATTTGAAAAAAAATATATAGATAAAAAAAGATTTTACCCAATAATAACTGATTTTAAAAGAACAAGTCAACCATTTATAAATTATTATTTAAATGATATCTTGATTGAAGATAGAGAAAGTTGTCCTTGTGGCTCTTGTTTACAAAAAATTGAAAAGATTGAAGGAAGAGCAGATGATATTTTTGTTTTCATTACTAAAAATAACAAGAAAATAACTGTGTTTCCTGATTTTATAAGAAGGACAATACTATTTGTTGAAAATATAACAGAATATCAAGTATTTCAAATAAGTCATAAAACTTTGGAAGTTGCTGTTTTAAATTTAGACGAGAAACAAGAAAAAAATATAAGAGAAGAATTTTTTAAACTATTTAAAAAATTAGATATAGTTGATGTAGAAATAAATTTTATAGAATATAAACTAGACAACACAAAAAAGATGAAAAGAATTTGTCAAAAAATGAAGAAAGAGGATTTGAGATGA
- a CDS encoding 3-oxoacyl-[acyl-carrier-protein] synthase III C-terminal domain-containing protein, with protein MRKIKIRAYGCALPEKIIYFKNQKRYKIGAKETQLSLIEKAVNNALKNAELSIDDIDCIVSACAVGLQPIPCTAALIHERVAKGKDIPALDINTTCTSFMTTLDTMSYLLEASRYKRILIVSADVPSKALNPNQKESYELFSDGAVAYLIEKTDEEIGIIDSVQKTWSEGAHSTEIRGGLSLYHPENYTEKTKEEYMFDMNGKKILSLSIKEIPELLNNFLRKNDLKIEDIDMVIPHQASIAMPLVMEKMGIKKGKYIDEVEEYGNMVSASVPMVLAHALEKNIIKKGNTLLLIGTAAGLTTNMIIIKI; from the coding sequence ATGAGAAAAATTAAAATAAGAGCTTATGGTTGTGCATTGCCAGAAAAAATTATATATTTTAAAAATCAAAAAAGATATAAGATAGGAGCTAAGGAAACTCAACTTTCTCTAATAGAAAAAGCAGTAAATAATGCTTTAAAAAATGCCGAGTTAAGTATAGATGACATAGACTGTATTGTCTCTGCTTGTGCAGTTGGCTTACAACCTATACCTTGTACAGCAGCCTTAATTCATGAGAGAGTAGCTAAAGGAAAAGATATTCCTGCTTTAGATATAAATACTACTTGTACTAGTTTTATGACAACTTTAGACACTATGTCTTATCTATTGGAAGCTAGTAGATATAAAAGAATTTTAATTGTATCGGCAGATGTTCCATCAAAAGCTTTAAATCCAAATCAAAAAGAAAGTTATGAACTTTTCAGTGATGGAGCAGTAGCATATTTAATTGAAAAAACAGATGAAGAAATAGGTATAATAGATAGTGTGCAAAAAACTTGGTCAGAGGGAGCACATTCAACAGAAATAAGAGGTGGTCTAAGTTTGTATCACCCCGAAAATTATACAGAAAAAACAAAAGAAGAATATATGTTTGATATGAATGGGAAAAAAATATTATCTCTTTCAATAAAAGAAATTCCAGAACTATTGAATAATTTTTTAAGAAAAAATGATTTGAAAATTGAAGATATAGATATGGTTATTCCACATCAAGCCAGTATTGCTATGCCATTAGTCATGGAAAAAATGGGAATAAAAAAAGGAAAATATATTGATGAAGTAGAAGAATATGGAAATATGGTATCTGCTTCAGTACCTATGGTATTAGCTCATGCTTTAGAAAAGAATATTATAAAAAAAGGAAACACTCTACTTTTAATTGGCACAGCAGCTGGACTGACTACAAATATGATTATTATAAAAATATAG
- a CDS encoding YibE/F family protein, translating to MRKKFFYLFTLLFLIFNFTLNASEAKEEYISGKIINLISVEKPTTEDESVKEIQKYNVKLLEGNDKNEIIEVDLPIYKNTEYNIGAEVGDKVVIYKSFQNYENNESKIEYYISDIDKRTDIYIMLGIFGVLILVIAKKNGIKAMVALVTTIFFIVFIFIPAIQKGNSPIFFAVLTCIFSSLITISFTMGINKKFLVALLGTISGVVISGLLSYIFTYKMRINGYLDSDILASAYLFKNINLKELIPAGVIIGSLGAVMDVAVSITSAINELYETNEKLTKKSIFKSALNIGNDIIGTMINTLILAYIASSLFTLLLIYIQANDYPAIRILNYQDIAVEIMRSVCGSIGILIAIPITAFIGSNLFSYKKSISSPNSK from the coding sequence ATGAGAAAGAAATTTTTTTATTTATTTACTTTATTATTTTTAATTTTTAACTTCACACTTAATGCTTCTGAAGCAAAAGAAGAATATATTTCTGGAAAAATTATAAATCTAATTTCTGTAGAAAAACCGACTACAGAAGATGAAAGTGTAAAAGAAATTCAAAAATATAATGTTAAGTTACTTGAGGGAAATGACAAGAATGAAATTATAGAGGTAGATTTACCCATCTATAAAAATACTGAGTACAATATTGGAGCTGAAGTTGGTGATAAGGTTGTAATATACAAATCTTTTCAAAATTATGAAAACAATGAAAGTAAAATAGAATACTATATTTCTGATATAGATAAAAGGACAGATATCTATATAATGCTAGGAATATTTGGAGTTTTAATATTAGTAATTGCAAAAAAGAATGGAATTAAAGCTATGGTAGCTCTTGTTACTACTATATTTTTTATAGTCTTTATTTTTATACCAGCAATACAAAAAGGAAATTCTCCTATATTTTTTGCTGTTTTAACTTGCATATTCTCATCACTTATTACAATCTCATTTACAATGGGAATAAATAAAAAGTTCTTAGTTGCTCTTTTAGGAACTATTTCTGGAGTAGTCATTTCTGGATTACTTTCATATATTTTTACATATAAAATGAGAATTAATGGATATTTAGATTCTGATATTTTAGCATCTGCTTATCTTTTTAAAAATATAAATCTTAAAGAATTAATTCCAGCAGGAGTAATAATAGGAAGTTTAGGAGCTGTTATGGACGTAGCAGTATCTATAACATCTGCCATTAATGAACTATATGAAACTAATGAAAAGTTGACAAAAAAATCTATATTTAAATCAGCATTAAATATAGGAAATGACATAATTGGAACGATGATAAATACACTTATCTTAGCATATATTGCTAGTTCATTATTTACCTTGCTTTTAATATATATTCAAGCAAATGATTACCCAGCAATTAGAATTTTGAATTACCAAGATATTGCAGTTGAAATTATGAGATCTGTTTGTGGAAGTATAGGAATATTAATTGCTATACCTATAACAGCTTTTATAGGTTCGAATCTATTTTCTTATAAAAAAAGTATAAGTTCTCCGAACTCAAAATAA
- the prfA gene encoding peptide chain release factor 1 — translation MFDKLEEVVARYDELNKLLVSPEVLADSKKMIEYNKALNDITGIVEKYKEYKKYVNDIDFIKESFKTEKDPDMKEMLNEELKEAEEKLPELENELKVLLLPKDKNDDKNVIVEIRGGAGGDEAALFAADLFRMYSRYAERRKWKIEIIEKQDGELGGLKEVAFTIIGLGAYSRLKFESGVHRVQRVPKTEASGRIHTSTATVAVLPEIEDIQEVKIDPKELKIDTYRSGGAGGQHVNMTDSAVRITHLPTGIVVQCQDERSQLKNREKAMKHLITKLYEMEQEKQRSEVESERRLQVGTGDRAEKIRTYNFPDGRITDHRIKLTVHQLEAFLDGDIDEMIDALITFHQAELLSASEA, via the coding sequence ATGTTTGATAAATTAGAAGAAGTTGTTGCAAGATATGATGAGCTAAATAAGTTATTAGTTAGTCCAGAGGTTCTTGCTGATTCTAAAAAAATGATAGAATATAATAAAGCTCTTAATGATATCACAGGAATTGTTGAAAAATATAAAGAGTATAAAAAGTATGTAAACGATATAGATTTTATTAAAGAAAGTTTTAAAACTGAAAAAGATCCTGATATGAAAGAAATGCTTAATGAAGAATTGAAAGAAGCTGAAGAAAAATTACCAGAACTTGAGAATGAATTAAAGGTATTACTTCTACCAAAAGATAAAAATGATGACAAAAACGTTATAGTGGAAATTAGAGGTGGAGCTGGTGGAGATGAAGCTGCTCTATTTGCAGCTGATTTATTTAGAATGTATTCTAGATATGCTGAAAGAAGAAAATGGAAAATAGAAATTATTGAAAAGCAAGATGGAGAACTTGGAGGATTAAAAGAAGTTGCCTTTACAATTATCGGTCTAGGAGCTTATTCAAGATTAAAATTTGAATCGGGAGTTCATAGAGTACAAAGAGTGCCTAAGACAGAAGCTTCTGGAAGAATTCATACTTCTACTGCAACAGTTGCTGTTCTTCCAGAAATAGAAGATATTCAAGAAGTTAAAATAGATCCAAAGGAATTAAAAATTGATACATACAGATCTGGTGGAGCTGGAGGTCAACACGTAAATATGACAGATTCAGCTGTTAGAATTACTCACTTACCAACAGGAATAGTTGTTCAATGTCAAGATGAAAGATCTCAATTAAAAAATAGAGAAAAAGCAATGAAACACTTGATTACTAAACTTTATGAAATGGAACAAGAAAAACAAAGAAGTGAAGTTGAATCTGAAAGAAGACTACAAGTTGGAACAGGGGATAGAGCTGAAAAAATTAGAACATACAATTTTCCAGATGGAAGAATAACTGATCATAGAATAAAACTTACTGTACATCAATTAGAAGCATTTTTAGACGGGGATATTGATGAAATGATTGATGCACTTATAACATTCCATCAAGCTGAATTACTTTCTGCTTCTGAGGCATAA